A single region of the Thermoanaerobaculia bacterium genome encodes:
- a CDS encoding response regulator produces the protein MSPVLVVEDNEEVREVLVEILRGEGAEVTAAGDGAEGWERLRASPRPCLVLLDLKMPVMNGLEFLELRNRDPELAKIPVIMLSGTSDLAGREADLNFQGFLLKPFDPVRLMALVREHCD, from the coding sequence ATGAGCCCGGTTCTGGTCGTCGAAGACAACGAGGAGGTGCGCGAAGTCCTCGTCGAGATCCTCCGCGGGGAGGGAGCGGAGGTGACGGCGGCCGGAGACGGCGCCGAAGGGTGGGAGCGGCTCCGCGCGTCGCCGCGCCCGTGCCTGGTTCTCCTCGACCTGAAGATGCCCGTGATGAACGGCCTGGAATTCCTCGAGCTCCGCAACCGCGATCCGGAACTCGCGAAGATCCCGGTCATCATGCTGAGCGGAACGAGCGATCTCGCCGGCCGGGAGGCGGACCTCAACTTCCAGGGCTTCCTTCTCAAGCCCTTCGACCCCGTTCGGCTGATGGCGCTCGTCCGGGAGCACTGCGATTGA
- the hemG gene encoding protoporphyrinogen oxidase: protein MNEIETVVIGGGLSGLVHAHALVRAGADVVLLESGALPGGVVRTVEQDGYLLELGPNTVRPTPALLALAAELGIAEEMRFSDPRLPRFVEIGGRLRKIPFGVLSPWAMLRAAAEPFVRGRAATGDESAYDFVARRFGPAIAGKLLEPFVSGIYAGDARKLTAADAFGKLVELEREHGSVIGGFWKSRKKGPKPAGPKPKGLMSFASGLGTLPRALAKGLGERFRANVAVERIERTGDGWRLFASDDGNRLARRVVVAAPAAAAARIVAAAAPAASRALSEIAAPEVCVAHCAWAAPAFARPPLGFGHLLAPRPGEPVLGAVWSSALFPGRAPAGKVLLTFFLGGRRNPGGARLDDRAVADAVDADARRALGSTQAVEILRTTRYAAAIPQYEAGHGARMRALAEAEAALPGLRFLGNYRGGISVGDVVENAIIAAR from the coding sequence GCGCTCGTCCGCGCGGGAGCGGACGTCGTCCTTCTCGAGAGCGGCGCCCTTCCCGGCGGAGTCGTCCGGACGGTCGAGCAGGACGGGTATCTCCTCGAGCTCGGACCGAATACGGTACGGCCGACTCCCGCCCTCCTCGCCCTGGCCGCCGAGCTCGGCATCGCGGAGGAGATGCGTTTTTCCGATCCGCGCCTCCCGCGTTTCGTGGAGATCGGCGGACGCCTCCGGAAGATCCCGTTCGGCGTGCTGTCGCCGTGGGCGATGCTCCGCGCGGCGGCGGAGCCCTTCGTGCGCGGGCGCGCGGCCACCGGGGACGAGAGCGCCTACGATTTCGTCGCCCGGCGCTTCGGGCCGGCGATCGCCGGGAAGCTCCTCGAGCCCTTCGTTTCGGGAATCTACGCCGGGGATGCGCGGAAGCTCACCGCGGCGGACGCCTTCGGGAAGCTCGTCGAGCTCGAGCGCGAGCACGGCAGCGTGATCGGCGGGTTCTGGAAGTCCCGGAAGAAGGGGCCGAAGCCGGCGGGGCCGAAGCCGAAGGGATTGATGTCGTTCGCGTCCGGCCTCGGAACGCTCCCGCGCGCGCTCGCGAAGGGGCTCGGCGAGAGGTTCCGGGCGAACGTCGCGGTCGAGCGGATCGAGCGGACGGGCGACGGATGGCGGCTGTTCGCTTCCGACGACGGAAACCGGCTGGCCCGCCGGGTCGTCGTGGCCGCGCCCGCCGCCGCCGCGGCCCGCATCGTCGCGGCGGCGGCCCCCGCGGCGTCTCGCGCGCTTTCCGAGATCGCCGCGCCCGAGGTATGCGTCGCGCATTGCGCCTGGGCGGCCCCCGCCTTCGCGCGGCCCCCCCTCGGATTCGGCCATCTCCTCGCGCCGCGTCCCGGCGAGCCCGTCCTCGGCGCCGTCTGGAGCTCGGCCCTCTTTCCCGGGCGGGCTCCCGCCGGGAAGGTCCTGCTGACGTTTTTTCTGGGCGGACGGCGCAATCCCGGGGGCGCGAGGCTCGACGACCGGGCCGTCGCCGACGCGGTCGACGCGGACGCCCGCCGCGCTCTCGGCTCGACGCAGGCCGTCGAGATCCTCCGAACGACGCGCTATGCCGCGGCGATCCCGCAGTACGAAGCGGGGCACGGCGCGCGGATGCGGGCGCTCGCGGAGGCGGAGGCGGCGCTCCCGGGGCTGCGCTTCCTCGGCAACTACCGCGGCGGGATCTCGGTCGGGGACGTCGTCGAGAATGCGATAATCGCGGCCCGATGA
- a CDS encoding amidohydrolase, with protein sequence MKRWGILILAAFVGARTGRAEPAIPAAKLEALYSEMEPVYLDIHRHPELSLHETRTASILAGDLRKLGFEVTEHVGGTGVVGVLRNGPGKTAMLRTELDALPLEEKTGLPYASRERTKDDSGRDVGVMHACGHDVHMAAWLGTATFLSRERSRWTGTLVVIAQPAEERGIGARAMLDDGLFTRFPKPDAVIALHDIPTLPSGSVGYTSGPALSSADSVDLTIFGKGAHGAHPEASVDPIVIAARTVLALQTLVSRENDPLDPAIVTVGSIHGGTKHNIIPDEVRLQLTVRAFREEVRQRLLAGIARIAKAEAEAAAAPKPPEVKIVDVSSNVTVNDPALTERVAAALRRELGNEKVSALPPETASEDFSEFGRAGVPSVIYRLGAAEPAAWESARREGRRLPSLHSALFAPDRKATITTGIRSEVAVLLDLLEK encoded by the coding sequence ATGAAGAGGTGGGGCATCCTGATCCTCGCGGCGTTCGTGGGCGCGCGAACCGGCCGTGCCGAACCGGCGATCCCGGCGGCGAAGCTCGAGGCGCTGTATTCGGAGATGGAGCCGGTATATCTGGACATCCACCGGCACCCCGAGCTCTCTCTCCACGAGACGCGCACGGCATCGATCCTCGCGGGCGATCTCCGGAAGCTCGGCTTCGAAGTCACCGAGCACGTGGGCGGAACCGGCGTCGTGGGGGTCCTCCGCAACGGTCCCGGGAAGACCGCGATGCTCCGGACCGAGCTCGACGCGCTCCCTCTCGAGGAGAAGACCGGGCTGCCGTACGCGAGCCGGGAACGGACGAAGGACGACTCCGGGCGGGATGTCGGCGTGATGCACGCGTGCGGGCACGACGTCCACATGGCCGCCTGGCTCGGTACCGCGACGTTTCTCTCCCGCGAGAGGTCCCGGTGGACCGGGACGCTCGTCGTGATCGCGCAGCCCGCCGAAGAGCGGGGGATCGGCGCCCGCGCGATGCTCGACGACGGGCTCTTCACGCGCTTCCCGAAACCCGACGCGGTGATCGCGCTGCACGACATCCCCACGCTGCCGTCGGGCTCGGTCGGCTATACGTCCGGTCCCGCGCTCTCGAGCGCGGATTCCGTCGACCTCACCATCTTCGGGAAGGGCGCTCACGGCGCGCATCCGGAGGCGAGCGTCGATCCGATCGTGATCGCCGCGCGGACGGTGCTCGCGCTCCAGACCCTCGTTTCCCGGGAGAACGACCCTCTCGACCCCGCGATCGTCACCGTCGGCTCGATCCACGGGGGAACCAAGCACAACATCATCCCGGACGAAGTGCGTCTTCAGCTCACGGTCCGGGCGTTTCGCGAGGAGGTCCGGCAGCGGCTTCTCGCCGGGATCGCCCGCATCGCCAAGGCGGAAGCCGAGGCGGCGGCCGCCCCGAAACCTCCGGAGGTGAAGATCGTGGACGTGAGCTCGAACGTCACGGTCAACGACCCGGCGCTCACGGAGAGGGTCGCGGCGGCGCTCCGGCGCGAGCTCGGGAACGAGAAAGTCTCGGCGCTCCCGCCCGAGACGGCGTCCGAGGACTTCAGCGAGTTCGGCCGCGCCGGAGTCCCGTCCGTGATCTACCGTCTCGGGGCCGCCGAACCGGCAGCCTGGGAGTCCGCGAGACGGGAGGGGAGGCGGCTTCCTTCCCTCCATTCGGCGCTCTTCGCGCCCGACCGAAAGGCGACCATCACGACGGGGATCCGGTCCGAAGTGGCGGTGCTCCTCGACCTGCTGGAGAAGTAA
- a CDS encoding tryptophanase has product MTDDLSRILPEPWRVKVVESIQLLDRRAREKHLKKAGYNLFAVPSEAVFIDLLTDSGTSAMSDEQWAAMMRGDESYAGSRNFFSFETTVREIFGFPFVIPTHQGRVAENLLFSTVLKPGWIVPNNTHFDTTRANIEANGGVALDLVVPEAKDLDSDYPFKGNMDVGRLAETLQKNPGRVPLVMLTMTNNSGGGQPVSLENVRAVKAACEKHDVPLIIDACRFAENAYFIREREPACQNWSVISIVREIFTFADGCTMSAKKDGLANIGGFLALRHDTWVQSLKNKLVLIEGFPTYGGLAGRDLEVVARGLREVLDERYLHFRIGQVRRLGQRLVDGGVPIVRPVGGHAVYLDARRFLPHLPSSQYPAQALSVALYREGGVRSVEIGGVMFGRRDPRTGQEIAPELELVRLTIPRRVYSNTHLDYVAEVVLECFRNRSAIGGVRIVKQAPYLRHFTAEFEAIA; this is encoded by the coding sequence ATGACCGACGATCTTTCCCGGATCCTTCCCGAGCCGTGGCGCGTCAAGGTCGTGGAGTCGATCCAGCTCCTCGATCGCCGGGCGCGGGAGAAGCATCTCAAGAAGGCCGGTTACAACCTCTTCGCGGTTCCCTCGGAGGCCGTGTTCATCGATCTCCTGACGGACTCGGGAACCTCGGCGATGTCCGACGAGCAGTGGGCGGCGATGATGCGCGGCGACGAGTCGTATGCGGGGAGCCGGAACTTCTTCTCCTTCGAGACGACGGTCCGGGAGATCTTCGGCTTTCCCTTCGTGATCCCCACGCATCAGGGGAGGGTCGCCGAGAACCTTCTCTTCTCGACGGTGCTTAAGCCCGGCTGGATCGTCCCCAACAACACGCATTTCGACACGACGCGGGCCAACATCGAGGCCAACGGCGGCGTCGCGCTCGACCTCGTCGTTCCGGAGGCGAAGGACCTCGATTCCGACTACCCGTTCAAGGGAAACATGGACGTCGGCCGCCTCGCGGAGACGCTCCAGAAGAACCCCGGCCGGGTTCCCCTCGTCATGCTCACGATGACGAACAACTCCGGGGGCGGACAGCCCGTCTCCCTCGAGAACGTCCGCGCCGTGAAGGCCGCGTGCGAGAAGCACGACGTTCCCCTGATCATCGACGCCTGTCGCTTCGCCGAAAACGCGTATTTCATCCGCGAGCGGGAGCCCGCGTGCCAGAACTGGTCGGTCATCTCGATCGTGCGCGAGATCTTCACCTTCGCCGACGGGTGCACCATGAGCGCGAAGAAGGACGGGCTCGCCAACATCGGCGGCTTCCTCGCGCTGCGCCACGACACCTGGGTCCAGAGCCTGAAGAACAAGCTCGTCCTCATCGAGGGCTTTCCAACCTACGGCGGCCTCGCGGGACGCGACCTCGAAGTCGTCGCCCGCGGGCTCCGCGAAGTGCTCGACGAGCGCTACCTCCACTTCCGCATCGGGCAGGTCCGCCGGCTCGGGCAGCGTCTGGTGGACGGCGGCGTTCCGATCGTCCGGCCGGTCGGAGGACACGCCGTGTATCTCGACGCCCGGCGCTTCCTGCCGCACCTTCCCTCGTCGCAGTACCCCGCGCAGGCGCTCTCGGTCGCGCTGTACCGCGAAGGGGGAGTCCGCTCCGTCGAGATCGGAGGGGTGATGTTCGGCCGGCGAGACCCCCGAACGGGCCAGGAGATCGCTCCGGAGCTCGAGCTCGTCCGGCTCACCATTCCGCGGCGGGTCTACTCGAACACGCACCTCGACTACGTCGCGGAAGTGGTGCTCGAATGCTTCCGGAATCGGAGCGCGATCGGCGGCGTGAGGATCGTCAAGCAGGCGCCCTACCTCCGGCATTTCACCGCCGAGTTCGAAGCCATCGCGTAG
- the thiS gene encoding sulfur carrier protein ThiS — translation MSGAAAEVRIRVNGEPRAVGPDTRVADLLASLGVSMPRVAVEYNREILPKTQYAETVLHEGDDLEVVTFVGGG, via the coding sequence GTGAGCGGAGCGGCGGCAGAAGTCCGCATCCGCGTCAACGGCGAGCCCCGGGCGGTCGGACCCGACACGCGCGTCGCCGATCTCCTCGCTTCGCTCGGCGTCTCGATGCCGCGCGTCGCGGTCGAATACAACCGCGAGATCCTGCCGAAGACGCAGTACGCGGAGACGGTGCTGCACGAGGGGGACGACCTGGAAGTGGTGACCTTCGTCGGCGGCGGGTAA